ACGAACATCGCACAACCTTCGTCGATCCAAGCGAGCATCTGTCCGCCAAAAAGAAATCCGTGTTGGTTGAGATCCCGGGACATCACGATATGTTGCGTCGCGAGTTCCATTCCTTCTAACTTTTGATCGATAAATACTTCCATATATTTTAAGCTCCGTTGACAAACGTAGACGAGGGACATTCCTTTTTCAGAATACATTCTTCGCAAAATCTGCGATGCGCCTTACAACTCTTTCTTCCGAGGAAGATCAAATACAAGGATATATCTTTCCAATATTTTTTGGGAAGAAGATTCATAAGATCTTTTTCGACCTGTACGGGATCGCTCTTTGTCGTAAGTCCCAAAACCTTTGCGATTCGATTGACGTGTGTATCGACTACGATTCCTTCCACAAGTCCGTGCACCTCGGATAAGACCACGTTTGCGGTCTTTCTTCCAAAACCCGGAAGTGAGATCAACTCTGCGATCGTGTTCGGAATCTTTCCCTGGAAGTCGTTTAACAATGTACGGGCAAAACCCTGAATCGACTTGGCCTTATTGTGATAAAAGCCCGTGGAGAAGATCAGTTTTTCGATGTCGAGAATATCCCCGTTGGCAAAGGATTCTAATGTGGGAAATGCTTTGAAAAGAGCCGGTGTGACTTGGTTTACGCGTTCATCCGTGCACTGAGCGCTGAGAATGACGGCAATTGCCAGTTCGTAGTCTTTTTGAAAATGGAGAGGTGTTGCGACTTCCCCGAATTCCTTTCTTAAAAGAGAAAAGACTCGGGAAAACCACTTGAGGAACGAAGAGTCAGACTGTTTTCGGAGCTGACTTCTGGATTCCCGCGTATTTTTTCGGAGCAAGAACGCCCAAGGATCCGCCGTTATCTTTGATGGCGGCCTTAATTCCTTTTTTTCTCAGAGTGCGAAGCGCTCTGGTGGAAAGACGCACTGTAACCCAACGGTTCTCGTCTTCCAAAAAGATTCTTTTTTTGATAAGATTCACCTTCCAGGTTCTTCTTGTCTTAATGTGGGAATGGGAAACATTGTTTCCGGAGGCAGTGCCCTTCCCGGTTACTTCACATCTTCTGGCCATAGTAAGGACATAATCGATTGGAGCCTTTCTCTGTCAACCTTTCCGCCGATTTTCTGGCGTTTAAGGAGGATTTTGGATGACTTTTTTCTTTTTGAGTGGAGAATCTTGGAGCTTTTAAAAAGCTTTCCAAAGCAACCTTCGAACTCATGTTCCGCCTCGCTTTTACAAAATTTCAACTCTGGATCGATCGAATCTGGAATGTAACGATCCTCCCGTTTTTTCAGAGTAAGGGTATCCTCGCCGAGCACAGACTTCAACCGATCCTGACTGAAGAATACAAAAGGGAACAAATTGTAAACGGGAAGGATTTACAAAATCTTTTATATCAAACTCATCTCTTCCAAGAGAACGGAATTCCTCCTCAATTTCAAACGAACTTGGAAGTAAAGAGCGCGTCCTTTGCCGGCGGAAAACAAAAAATCGAAGTGAGCGAAACGTTACGGAGCGGCTTTTCCAACCAAACCAAATTCTTATTCTGGAAATGGTTGCGAAACGGACTTCATTTTTTAAACGGAAAACCTTGGAATAAACGTTTCACAACGGAAGAAACCGATTCCACGTTAGGCGCCACGAACCCGGATCTACTCAGTACCGCATCCCCAAAACCATATCGTCTTTATTTGCATTCTCTGATCCAATGGGAAGAACTCTTCCCTTGGGAAGAATGGAAAGAGAAACTTCCCGTGTCTTGGATTCCTTTCGGAAGTAGAAAAAAAATCAAACTTCGGTTCGTTGCGGCAAGAGCCGAATCTTTTTCGAAACAAGAATTCTATGAAGAATCCTATTCTCCCGAACTCGGTTTTTGCGACGTCTACGCCTTGGGTTATCTTCGGGAAACTTCCGATAAAAATGTGGACTTAGAACAACCGGAATCGTATTATCTCGGCACCTTCCTTCCCTCCAAATTGGAACGGAAAAATTTGCCCCTATGGTTGAAGGAACGTACGTTGCTTCCCGATCCGTTTCAATGGAAAAGTTCCTCCAAAGAACAGACCTTCAAAATCTTTCAGAAAGAAATCCGTTTTCGAATTCAAATGGAAGAGTTCGAGCCGTTCGTTTCGGATTTTATTCAAACTGGCGGAAAACAATTTTCTTTGACGGGTTCACACCTTCGCGCGCGATTCTACCAAAGAGCGATCTTTACGTATCATCCGATTCAACTCCTAAATCGGGTCTTTCGTAATTTTTGATTTCGTATATTCAAAAGAACGAATATTCTCCTGAGAAGTATGAATAAAAATAAGAACAGACTCTTATTCGTTTGGATCAGTGTAATCATTTCCATTTCCTGTTTGGTTCAAAGACAGAATGCGGACGAATCTCGCTGGGCCAGGGAAAACGTGGAACTATTCCCGTTCCTTTCCGATTCGGAAGTCGATTCCATCGTAGGCGATCGAACGATTCGACTCTTTGACATTTCGCACGGGAATCAAATCGTCTTCTTTTCGTTAGATGGCCGGACGTTTCTTTGGTATCCGGGTCAAACAACAGTGATGCACGGTTATTGGAAGGTGATCAAAAACCGACTTCTTTGCCTTTACTATACCGATCAAATTCTTCCCTCGACGACGGAACCGAACGACGACTGGGACTGCATTCCTCTTCATTTATATAAATCGAATATTCGAGAATCCGCAACCGGAAATCGGTATGATCTCACCTGGAACGGCAAATCACCGCTTATCCTTCTTCGATATCCGGAAACGAATTTTGATCTCATACAAAAAGAAGTTTCCAAGAAAAGCCTTACAATAGAATAAAGTTGTAAATTGTTCCCTTCCTTTCAAAGTAAGTGTAGAATGCGATTTGCCCGTTTTTTTTCGATCCTAATGTTTGCGACTTCGTTTTTACTTTGCGAAGAACAAACGGAATACAAACGAACCCCGGAAGAAAGGAGAGACCTTTTACTCTTTGTTACGATCACACTCGCACCTTGGGGTCAAAGTGTTTATCGAAATCCTTGTAAAAATTCGGAGTATTCCCAGCCGATCGCACTCAACGTTCCATTGAATGCAAGTGGAAAGCTCGAGAACTATCGGTTTATCACAGGTCCGAACGGATTCAAATATTCACTTACGGTTTCCTCGGATTATCCGAATTGTGGAATCGGACTCAGC
This is a stretch of genomic DNA from Leptospira stimsonii. It encodes these proteins:
- a CDS encoding endonuclease III domain-containing protein, translating into MLRKNTRESRSQLRKQSDSSFLKWFSRVFSLLRKEFGEVATPLHFQKDYELAIAVILSAQCTDERVNQVTPALFKAFPTLESFANGDILDIEKLIFSTGFYHNKAKSIQGFARTLLNDFQGKIPNTIAELISLPGFGRKTANVVLSEVHGLVEGIVVDTHVNRIAKVLGLTTKSDPVQVEKDLMNLLPKKYWKDISLYLIFLGRKSCKAHRRFCEECILKKECPSSTFVNGA
- the rpmB gene encoding 50S ribosomal protein L28 → MARRCEVTGKGTASGNNVSHSHIKTRRTWKVNLIKKRIFLEDENRWVTVRLSTRALRTLRKKGIKAAIKDNGGSLGVLAPKKYAGIQKSAPKTV